The following DNA comes from Kitasatospora sp. NBC_01287.
GTCGCCTTCGCCTGCGTGGACGGTGCCGGGCAGGCGCTGATGCCGTGCGGGCGCTGCCGCCAGCTGCTCTACGAGCACGGCGGCCCCGACCTGCTGGTCGACCTGCCCTCGGGGATCAAGCCGATGACCGAGGTGCTGCCGGACGCGTTCGGGCCCGAGCGGCTGTAGCCGGCAGGGATCAGCGGTCAGGGATCGGTAGTAGTCACACGCGGTGTGACGCGCGTAGAGTGGCGGGGGGGCGACTGAGCAGCAGTCGCCCCCGCGCCACTTCCGTTCTTCTGCCGGTTCCCCGTTGGAGAAATGCCATGGACGTCATCTCCGTCATCACTGCCAAGCGCGATCGCCGCGAGCTGACCGATGATCAGATCGACTGGGTCATCGATGCCTACACCCGCGGTGTGGTGGCCGACGAGCAGATGTCGGCGCTGGCCATGGCCATCCTGCTGAACGGGATGAACCTGCGCGAGATCGGGCGCTGGACCGACGCGATGATCCGCTCGGGCGTCCGGATGGACTTCGCCGCCCTGGGCGTCCCGACCGCCGACAAGCACTCCACCGGGGGCGTCGGCGACAAGATCACCCTGCCGCTGGCCCCGCTGGTCGCCGCCTGCGGCGCGGCCGTCCCGCAGCTGTCGGGCCGCGGCCTGGGCCACACCGGCGGCACCCTGGACAAGCTGGAGTCCATCCCCGGCTGGCGCGCGCTGCTCTCCAACGACGAGATGATGCACGTGCTGCGCGAGTCCGGCGCGGTGATCTGCGCGGCCGGTGACGGCCTGGCCCCCGCCGACAAGAAGCTCTACGCGCTGCGCGACGTCACCGGCACGGTCGAGGCCATCCCGCTGATCGCCTCCTCGATCATGTCCAAGAAGATCGCCGAGGGCACCGGCTCCCTGGTCCTGGACGTGAAGGTCGGCTCCGGCGCCTTCATGAAGAACCTGGCCGACGCCCAGGAGCTGGCCCGCACCATGGTCGGCCTGGGCCGCGGCGCGGGCGTCAACACCGTCGCGCTGCTGACCGACATGTCCACCCCGCTCGGCCTCACCGCGGGCAACGCGCTGGAGGTGCGCGAGTCCGTCGAGGTGCTGGCCGGCGGCGGCCCGGCCGACGTGGTCGAGCTGACCGTGGCGCTGGCCCGCGAGATGCTCAAGGCCGCGGGCGTGCACGGCAAGGACCCGGCCGACGCGCTCAGGGACGGCTCCGCGATGGACCACTGGCGCCGGCTGATCTCCGCCCAGGGCGGCGACGTGGACGCCCCGCTGCCCGTCGCCAAGGAGCAGCACGTGATCCCCGCCCCCGCGAGCGGCGTGCTCACCGCGCTGGACGCCTACGCGGTGGGCGTCTGCGCCTGGCGCCTGGGCGCCGGCCGCGCGCGCAAGGAGGACCCGGTGCAGGCGGGCGCGGGCGTGGAGATGCACGCCAAGCCCGGCGACGTGGTGACGGCCGGCCAGCCCCTGCTGACCCTGCACACGGACACCCCGGAGCGGTTCGACTACGCGATCGAGGCGCTGGCCGGCGGCGTCGAGGTCGCGCCGCTGGGCACGGAGTACACCCGCACGCCGCTGGTGCTGGACCGCATCGGCTGAGGCGGCGGGCAGGTTCCGGTGGGCGGCTCGCGGGGTGCGGGCCGCCCACCGGCGTGTTCGGGACCGCCTCGCTCCAGATGTACATCTGCTACATTCGCTACATGAGTGAGCCAGTGGTCGAATCCATGGCAGAGGTCCGCAGCCACCTCGCGGACGTCATCGATCGGGCCCGTCGTGACGAGACCCCGACGATCATCACGCGTCGCGGCAAGCAGGAGGCCGTGGTCCTCGACATAGGGGAGTACCAGCGGCTGCGGCAGCTCGCCGACCAGGCGGAGGACGCCTGGCTGGGCGTGCTGGCCGACGAAGCGGAAGCCGAAGGCCGGGAAGGGTCCGTCTCGCTCGATGAGATGGCCGCCATGGTCCGCGCGCACCACGCCTGACCGGCATGGGTCACGTCACGAGGTTCACCCCGCATGCCCAGCGGGACATGCTGAAGATCCCGCGGGCCGACGCGATCCGGATCCTGCACCGCCTCGCCGAGTTCCAGCAGGCGTTGGACAGCGGGGAGACGGCGGCCTTCGACATCAAGGCCCTGCGAGGGCGCGCCGACCAGTGGCGGCTCAGGGTCGGCGACTACCGGGTGGTGTACACGGTCGAGCAGGGCCGGTTGATCGTCTGGGTCCTGGCCGCCGGAAACCGCCGCGAGGTCTACCGCGACCGGTAGCCGTCGCGGCGGCTCACCGCTCCACTCGCAGGCTCAGGCAGCGCCAGCTCAGCCGGCGGGGGCCGAAGAACGAAGGGGCGGGGTGGTAGGTGCCGTCGGAGACCGAGAGGTTGACGATCAGGTAGGCGGACCAGTCGGCCCCGACGCCCTGGCCGTCGGAGTGGAAGAGGGTGTCGCCCGCGTACCAGTCGACGGAGTCGGCGCCGATGGTGGTGCTGAGGTCGACGGTGGCCCCGGGGGCGACGCCGGCGGAGGCGCCGTGCCAGTAGAAGGAGTCACCGCTGAGGTGGTTGCTGACCTCCAGCAGGTCGGGGTGGTCGGGGTGGTACTCGAAGACGTCGACCTCGTTGCCGCCGTCGCGCCAGGTCCAGATCGCCGGCCAGGCGCCGATCCCGGTGGGCAGCGTGACCTGGGCGTGCAGGGTGTCGCCGGCCTTGAGCTGGAAGGCCTGCGGGCTGCCCTCAGTGGTGAGCAGGTTGCAGCTCCACTGGCGGCTGAACCAGCCGCGGGTGGCGGTGAAGGTGCCGTCCGGGCAGTAGGCGTGGTTGAGGTTGTCGAGCTTGTGGTCGGCCCGGTTGGTCGGGCCCATGTTCGGATAGGCGCTGGTGCGGCCGGCCACCCACTGGGTGGCCGAGCCGAAGTCCGCGTCGAAGACGATCGCCATGGTTCTCTCCCCTGATTTCTCAGGGTGATATGCCCTTCACGCACGGCGATAACCGCTGGTTGGTCGGGTCAGTGGCGACCGAGCCCGAGGCGCACGGCGCGCTCCACGGGCGAGTGGTCGCCGTCGGCGCGGTCCAGGTCGAGCAGGCCGGTCGGCACCAGCGGGGGCTGGGCCAGGAAGCGTGGGACGGTGCCGTGGTGCGGCTGGGCGGAGTGGATGAGGAACGGGTGGCAGAGGTAGACGTCGCCGGCCAGGCCGGTGGCGAGGGCCTCCGGGCGCTCGGGGGCGTCGAGGCGGCCGGCCTCGGCCATCTCGCCACAGAGCGCGAAGCCGTCCACCCCGCGCTCGCCGTGGGGCTGGAGGAAGGCCGGCACGTCCAGGTGCGAGCCGACCTTGATCCGGGTCGGCGCGTTGTCGGCGTCGGTGTCCGAGAAGAGGAAGAGCATCAGCAGGGCCCGGCCCTCGGAGCGCAGGTTGAGCCAGTAGCCCTGCTCGCCGGGCGGCGTGAAGCTGGCGTCCATGTGCCAGCCGGCGTCGCCCGGGTCGGCGGGGTGCGGGAAGCGGATCGGGAAGGTGCCCAGGCCGGTGCGCGGCACCCAGCGCCGCGGGCCGACCAGTTGGTCGAAGGCCGCGTGCAGGCGCGCGGTGGTGGCGGCCTGCTGGAACGGCGCCTGCCCGTAGCCGTCGAGGCGGATGACCGGCTGGGTCCAGGTCGCCGGGTCGTCCGGGTCCAGGCCGGTCTCGCGCCACAGGAAGGCGCGGCACTCGTCGGCGAGGGCGCGTGGGAACGCCTCCGGGAGGTGGACGAAGCCCTCGGTGACGAAGCGTTCGATCTGTTCGTCGGTCAGCACAGCGGTACCCATGGCGCCGATTCTTGACGGGCCAACGGCACTGCGGCAACAGGATTTTCGGGCCCGCCGCCGCTCGGTCAGCGGCGCGGCCGGCGGCTGCGGACCAGCGCGATGGTGCCCAGGGTGATCAGGGTGAGGGAGAGCGCGGCGACGGAGAGCAGCCGGGGCGAGGTGCCGCTGCCGGCCAGCGTGGGGCGGGGAGCGGCGGACGTCTCGTGCGCCGGATCAGCCGCCCGGCCGCCGGTGGTGGTGGTGACGGTGGCGGCGCCCACGGTGGCGGTGGTGTCGATGGTGCTCACCGCGACGGCGGCCGTGCGAGGTGGTGGTGCGGCGGCGGCCGCGCCCGGTGCGGCGAGTGGTGCGGCCAGGGCGAGCGCCGTGAGCAGGAGGAGGGCGGCGAGGCGCGGGACGCCGTCGCTCGGTGACTTGGACATGCGAGGGCTCCTGGAGGCAGGAGGGATCGGCCGCTGCCCAGTGCACTCGAACGGGGGTATGGCCGTCGCGCAGGCGCACCGGGCATGCGGCCCCTCGGGTGAGCCGCGTTCACCCGTGCGGGAGGGGTGCACACCTGTGGGAGGGTTCCACCCGCGTGGGAGGGGCGCCCACCGGTGCGGGCGGCTCAGGCCCGCGGTGCGGCCGCCCGGCCGGCCTGGCGGGTGGCGTAGAGCGTCACGCCCGCCGCCAGGGCCATGGCCGCCAGGCCCACGCTCGCCGCGCCGGACCAGCCGACCGCGTGGTAGGCGTCGGCGCCGACCGTGCCGCCCAGGCTGTTGCCCAGGTAGTAGGCCATCAGGTAGAGCGCGGAGGCCTGCGCCCGGCCGTGCGTCGCGGTGCGGCCCACCGCGGAGGAGGCGGTGGCATGGCCCGCGAAGAAGCCGCCGGTGATCAGCACCAGGCCGAGCAGCGCGCAGAGCAGCGAGTCGGCGAGCGAGAGCAGCAGCCCGGCGCTGGTGAGGGCGATCGCCACGTAGAGCGTGCCGCGGCGGCCCAGGGCCTGGGTGAGGCGGCCGGCGGCGGCCGAGGTGCCGGTGCCGACCAGGTAGACCGCGAAGATCGAGGCCGCGATCGACTGCGGCAGGTGGAACGGGGCGGCGATCAGCCGGAAGCCCACCGTGTTGTAGACCGCGCCGAAGACCGCCATGAAGAGCATCCCGAGCGCGTACAGCCGCAGCAGCAACGGGTTGCGCAGGTGCGCGCCGACGGTGCGGGCCAGGGCGCGCGGGTCCACCGGGGTGCGGCGGAAGTGCCGGGCGGCCGGGATCAGCAGGCGGAAGGCGAGCACCGAGAGCAGCGCGAGCACCGCCGAGGAGGCCAGGCCCCAGCGCCAGCCCCAGGCGGCGCCGGTCCAGCCGGCGATCAGCCGCCCGCCCATGCCGCCGATGCTGTTGCCCGCGACGTACAGCCCCATCGCGGAGGGCAGCGCGCTCTGGTGCACCTCCTCCGCGAGGTAGGCCATGGCGGTCGCGGGCAGCCCGGCCAGCGCCGCGCCCTGGACCGCGCGCAGTGCGACCAGCACGCCGAGCGAGGAGGCGAAGGGCAGCGCGATGGCCAGCGCGGAGGCGGCGAGCACCGAGCCGGTCATCACCGCGGTGCGGCCGTACCGGTCGGAGAGCGCGCTGGCCGGCAGCAGGCCCAGGGCGAGGCCCAGGGTGGCCGCCGAGGCCGTCCAACTCGCCTGCCCGGGAGTGAGGTGGAGGTCGGCCGAGAGCAGCGGCAGCAGGCCCTGGGTGGAGTAGAGCAGCACGAAGGTGGCGACGCCGGCGGCGAACAGCGCGAGGTTGGAGCGCCGGAAGTCGCGCTGCCCGGGGCGCAGGCGGCGGTCGGCGCCGTCCGGCGTGGCGGGCGCGGTGGCCATGGCGGGCACGGTGGGCGTGACGGGTGCGGCGGGCACGGTGGGTGTCACGGGTGCGGTGGACGTGGCGGCGCGGGACGGTACGGCACCCGGGGCGGTGGCGGCGGATGCCTCGGGAGCTGCGGTCTCGACGGGAGGCATGGCAGCGACGCTAGACCTGGCAGGTTCCATGCGTCCAATACATGAATTGGCGATAATCGATGCTGTGACGTATGAGGAGGGCGCTGCCCCCAATCCCACCGAGCTCGATCCGCTCTCCCCCGCCGTCCAGTTGGCGCCGCGGCTGGCCCAGTTCGCGGCGGTGGCCCGGCTGGAGCACGTGACCCGGGCGGCCGAGCTGCTCGGCATGCCGCAGCCCACGCTGTCGCGCGCGATCGCCCGGCTGGAGCGGGAGCTGGGCGTGGACCTGCTGGTCCGCGAGGGCCGCACGGTGCGGCTGACCAGGGCCGGCCACCTGCTGCTCGGCTCGGTGGAGCGCGCGCTGGGCGAACTGGAGCGTGGGGCACGGGCGGTGCGCGCCGAGGTGGACCCGGCGGCGGGCCGGGTGGCCTTCGGCTTCCTGCACACCATGGGGACGGACGCGGTGCCCGCGCTGCTGCGCGGCTTTCGGGCCGACCATCCGCGGGTGCGCTTCCAACTGGTCCAGGACTACGTGGCGGCGATGCTGGCCCGGCTGCGGGCGGGTGAGTTGGACCTCTGCCTGGTCTCGCCGCTGCCCGCCGAGGACGACCCGGAGCTGACCGCCCGGCCGCTGGACGAGCAGGTGCTGCACCTGGCGGTGCCGGCCGACCACCGGCTCGCCCGGCGGCGGCGGATCCGGCTGGCGGAGGTGGCCGAGGAGCCGTTCGTCGCGCTGGAGCACGGCTACGGGCTGCGCCAGATCACCGACGGCTTCTGCGCGCAGGCCGGCTTCGCGCCGCGGATCGCCTTCGAGGGGGAGGAGGCGGAGACGCTGCGCGGGCTGGTCGCGGCCGGGC
Coding sequences within:
- a CDS encoding thymidine phosphorylase; translation: MDVISVITAKRDRRELTDDQIDWVIDAYTRGVVADEQMSALAMAILLNGMNLREIGRWTDAMIRSGVRMDFAALGVPTADKHSTGGVGDKITLPLAPLVAACGAAVPQLSGRGLGHTGGTLDKLESIPGWRALLSNDEMMHVLRESGAVICAAGDGLAPADKKLYALRDVTGTVEAIPLIASSIMSKKIAEGTGSLVLDVKVGSGAFMKNLADAQELARTMVGLGRGAGVNTVALLTDMSTPLGLTAGNALEVRESVEVLAGGGPADVVELTVALAREMLKAAGVHGKDPADALRDGSAMDHWRRLISAQGGDVDAPLPVAKEQHVIPAPASGVLTALDAYAVGVCAWRLGAGRARKEDPVQAGAGVEMHAKPGDVVTAGQPLLTLHTDTPERFDYAIEALAGGVEVAPLGTEYTRTPLVLDRIG
- a CDS encoding type II toxin-antitoxin system Phd/YefM family antitoxin is translated as MSEPVVESMAEVRSHLADVIDRARRDETPTIITRRGKQEAVVLDIGEYQRLRQLADQAEDAWLGVLADEAEAEGREGSVSLDEMAAMVRAHHA
- a CDS encoding type II toxin-antitoxin system RelE/ParE family toxin, yielding MGHVTRFTPHAQRDMLKIPRADAIRILHRLAEFQQALDSGETAAFDIKALRGRADQWRLRVGDYRVVYTVEQGRLIVWVLAAGNRREVYRDR
- a CDS encoding beta-glucanase, whose protein sequence is MAIVFDADFGSATQWVAGRTSAYPNMGPTNRADHKLDNLNHAYCPDGTFTATRGWFSRQWSCNLLTTEGSPQAFQLKAGDTLHAQVTLPTGIGAWPAIWTWRDGGNEVDVFEYHPDHPDLLEVSNHLSGDSFYWHGASAGVAPGATVDLSTTIGADSVDWYAGDTLFHSDGQGVGADWSAYLIVNLSVSDGTYHPAPSFFGPRRLSWRCLSLRVER
- a CDS encoding phytanoyl-CoA dioxygenase family protein, which gives rise to MGTAVLTDEQIERFVTEGFVHLPEAFPRALADECRAFLWRETGLDPDDPATWTQPVIRLDGYGQAPFQQAATTARLHAAFDQLVGPRRWVPRTGLGTFPIRFPHPADPGDAGWHMDASFTPPGEQGYWLNLRSEGRALLMLFLFSDTDADNAPTRIKVGSHLDVPAFLQPHGERGVDGFALCGEMAEAGRLDAPERPEALATGLAGDVYLCHPFLIHSAQPHHGTVPRFLAQPPLVPTGLLDLDRADGDHSPVERAVRLGLGRH
- a CDS encoding MFS transporter; the encoded protein is MATAPATPDGADRRLRPGQRDFRRSNLALFAAGVATFVLLYSTQGLLPLLSADLHLTPGQASWTASAATLGLALGLLPASALSDRYGRTAVMTGSVLAASALAIALPFASSLGVLVALRAVQGAALAGLPATAMAYLAEEVHQSALPSAMGLYVAGNSIGGMGGRLIAGWTGAAWGWRWGLASSAVLALLSVLAFRLLIPAARHFRRTPVDPRALARTVGAHLRNPLLLRLYALGMLFMAVFGAVYNTVGFRLIAAPFHLPQSIAASIFAVYLVGTGTSAAAGRLTQALGRRGTLYVAIALTSAGLLLSLADSLLCALLGLVLITGGFFAGHATASSAVGRTATHGRAQASALYLMAYYLGNSLGGTVGADAYHAVGWSGAASVGLAAMALAAGVTLYATRQAGRAAAPRA
- a CDS encoding LysR family transcriptional regulator, whose product is MTYEEGAAPNPTELDPLSPAVQLAPRLAQFAAVARLEHVTRAAELLGMPQPTLSRAIARLERELGVDLLVREGRTVRLTRAGHLLLGSVERALGELERGARAVRAEVDPAAGRVAFGFLHTMGTDAVPALLRGFRADHPRVRFQLVQDYVAAMLARLRAGELDLCLVSPLPAEDDPELTARPLDEQVLHLAVPADHRLARRRRIRLAEVAEEPFVALEHGYGLRQITDGFCAQAGFAPRIAFEGEEAETLRGLVAAGLGVALLPPGTVPRPGVVDLTVTAPRTRRAIGLAWVTGRPLPPPAEAFRAFVLSRRGRLLDHG